From a single Rutidosis leptorrhynchoides isolate AG116_Rl617_1_P2 chromosome 5, CSIRO_AGI_Rlap_v1, whole genome shotgun sequence genomic region:
- the LOC139849179 gene encoding uncharacterized mitochondrial protein AtMg00810-like: MENSKPMATPMATNVKLTLEGEGEPFDSTKYRGMIGSFVYLTASQPDIMFSVCLCARFQENPKMSHVEAVKRIFRYLKGTMHLGLWDPKFTGVDIMCFANSDHGGSMIDRKSTSGVCAFVGLCITSWFSKKQTSVTFSTTRAEYVAMGRACAQVL, translated from the coding sequence atggagaactcaaaaccaatGGCGACTCCGATGGCAACAAATGTGAAACTTACTTTGGAAGGAGAAGGAGAACCATTTGATAGTACTAAATATAGGGGAATGATTGGATCCTTTGTTTATTTAACGGCAAGTCAGCCCGACATCATGTTTAGTGTGTGCTTATGTGCAAGATTTCAAGAAAATCCAAAGATGTCGCACGTAGAGGCcgttaaaaggatctttagatACTTAAAGGGAACAATGCATCTTGGGTTATGGGATCCAAAGTTTACCGGGGttgatattatgtgctttgcgAATTCCGATCATGGTGGATCAAtgattgatagaaagagcacaagtGGAGTATGTGCGTTCGTGGGGCTTTGCATAACGTCATGGTTCTCAAAGAAGCAAACGTCTGTTACATTTTCTACCACCAGAGCCGAATATGTAGCAATGGGAAGAGCATGCGCACAAGTGTTATGA